Proteins encoded in a region of the Streptomyces sp. NBC_01471 genome:
- a CDS encoding NAD(P)/FAD-dependent oxidoreductase produces the protein MSSTVSGTGNGTVNGGISFWYADQGTPLAREPLPGDASADVVIVGGGYTGLWTAYYLKKAVPFLNITVLEARFCGYGASGRNGGWLYNGIAGRDRYAKLHGHEAAVRLQRAMNDTVAEVVKTAADESIDADIQQGGVLEVAHTPAQLQRLKDFHSVEIAFGETGRTLHGARETAERIRVTGAVGSTWTPHGARLHPAKLVQGLADTVEALGVTLHESTPVTEIRPKHAVTPYGTVRAPYILRCTEGYTAGLKGARRSWLPMNSSMIATEPLPQAVWDTIGWEGGETLGDMAHAYMYAQRTADGRIALGGRGVPYRFGSRAARSDRAGRTEPATIDALREVLVRFFPATASVRIDHAWSGVLGVPRDWCATVTLDRSTGLGWAGGYVGSGVATANLAARTLRDLIQQDSGQSGPTDLTTLPWVNHKVRNWEPEPLRWLGVHGMYRAYRAADARELTARSTATDRIATIADRISGR, from the coding sequence CCGTCAGTGGCACAGGCAACGGCACCGTCAACGGCGGCATATCGTTCTGGTACGCGGACCAGGGCACCCCCCTCGCCCGCGAACCCCTGCCGGGCGACGCGAGCGCCGACGTGGTGATCGTCGGCGGCGGATACACCGGGCTGTGGACGGCGTACTACCTCAAGAAGGCCGTCCCGTTCCTCAACATCACCGTGCTCGAAGCCCGGTTCTGCGGGTACGGGGCGTCCGGCCGCAACGGCGGCTGGCTCTACAACGGCATCGCGGGCCGCGACCGGTACGCGAAGCTGCACGGGCACGAAGCGGCCGTCCGCCTCCAGCGGGCCATGAACGACACCGTCGCGGAAGTCGTCAAGACGGCGGCCGACGAGTCGATCGACGCCGACATCCAGCAGGGCGGCGTCCTCGAAGTCGCCCACACACCGGCCCAGTTGCAGCGGCTCAAGGACTTCCACTCGGTGGAGATCGCCTTCGGTGAGACGGGCCGCACCCTGCACGGCGCCCGCGAGACCGCCGAGCGGATCCGGGTCACCGGGGCCGTCGGCTCGACCTGGACCCCGCACGGCGCCCGGCTGCACCCGGCGAAACTGGTGCAGGGCCTGGCGGACACGGTGGAAGCACTCGGCGTCACCCTCCACGAGTCGACACCGGTCACCGAGATCAGGCCCAAGCACGCGGTCACCCCGTACGGAACGGTCCGCGCGCCCTACATCCTGCGCTGCACCGAGGGGTACACGGCAGGGCTCAAGGGCGCCCGCCGCAGCTGGCTCCCGATGAACTCCTCGATGATCGCCACCGAACCGCTGCCACAGGCCGTCTGGGACACCATCGGCTGGGAGGGCGGCGAGACGCTCGGCGACATGGCGCACGCGTACATGTACGCGCAGCGCACCGCCGACGGCCGGATCGCGCTCGGCGGGCGCGGCGTCCCGTACCGCTTCGGCTCGCGCGCCGCCCGCTCCGACCGCGCCGGGCGCACCGAGCCCGCCACCATCGACGCGCTGCGCGAGGTCCTGGTCCGCTTCTTCCCGGCCACGGCGAGCGTACGGATCGACCACGCCTGGTCCGGCGTGCTCGGCGTCCCGCGCGACTGGTGCGCCACCGTCACGCTCGACCGGTCGACGGGGCTCGGCTGGGCGGGTGGTTACGTCGGTTCGGGCGTGGCCACCGCCAACCTGGCCGCCCGTACCCTGCGCGACCTGATCCAGCAGGACTCCGGCCAGTCGGGCCCGACCGACCTCACCACGCTCCCCTGGGTGAACCACAAGGTCCGCAACTGGGAGCCGGAGCCGCTGCGTTGGCTGGGCGTGCACGGCATGTACCGGGCGTACCGGGCGGCGGACGCCCGCGAACTCACCGCCCGCAGCACGGCCACCGACCGGATCGCCACGATCGCGGACCGGATCTCGGGTCGCTGA